In Nycticebus coucang isolate mNycCou1 chromosome 5, mNycCou1.pri, whole genome shotgun sequence, the DNA window atattttaaaaattcaagtgtAACTAACTTACCTAAAAAGCTTTTGAAACTTTTTCACATTACTCATTATAAGTTACTCATTCATATGCTGTTAAGTTCCTTTCCTGGTAATGTTATGCCACCAAcacttccattttaattttttagacagTTGACTGAAAAATTGTTTCTAAATACCAGATTTGGGTTTCTGTATGCAAGACGGGGAAATGAACTTATGGTTTCTTATAATTTCATCCTTATGCTGATTCAATCTTTACGTCACTGTGTGTAtccttgtgtttatttatttgttttttaatttttgtctccaTAGACAGAATAGCACAGGTGGTCAGGGGAGATAAATTTGTTACATAAAGTTCCAAGTCTATAGCTGAAAATCCTGATACTTTTAGCTTTCTCTTCACTGATGGCCAGCGAGATCAATGACAGTGAATAACTAAATCAATGGGAAGCCATCATTAGTACTAggtaaaaaataaactttcaaatgTGTTCTTGGTGATGGTAGCTCATCAATGCCATCTCATCCAGGAAGAATAACTTGgtggtatatattaatatatcagTTACATTATCTAGAACAACACGTGCTATCTAAATGTGTCTGGGTTGATAGAAGGTAAGAGAATCTTTGGTCTTGGACTACTTGGTGGTTGGTTCAAAAGCTGAGGAGGAGtctctgcacccatagcacagtggttacagcaacagccacatacattgagggtggcaggttcgaacctggcctgggccagccaaacaataatgacaactggaagaacaacaacaaaaaaataatagctgggcattgtggtgggcacctgtggtcccagctacttgggaggctgaggcaagagaatcgcttgggcccaagagtctgaggttgctgtgagctgtgatggcacagcactttactgatggcaacatagtggaactccgtcttaaaaaaaaaaaaagctgaggagGAAACCTTGCCTTAGGAATTGGCTTTCTTTCAACTCATTAAGATGCAGATTTGGCTAAAAGGAGGACTAAGGTACCCATGACCTAATTTCTTTGGCACATAACTCCGTCTCCATTTGTTGAGAGCCTACTACAGGCAAGAACGAAAATGATGACAGAACACGAATGAGTATGGTATAGGCTCTGATCTCAAGCAGCTTACAGTTAACTGGGGATACCATtaagaacaaaaggaaaggaatgaGGAGACACCAGCTGCCTTAGCCTGGGACAGCCATCATGCTACCGAACGAAGGTGTCCAGAGAAAAGTCAAACAGACCTCAAATGAGTCAAAATCTGCCTTGTGTAAAATGGATGGAGCTatgcttaaaacaaaaatgatctatttccttaaaaaaaaaagtatgttttcattgtttcctAGATTAATTCTGTCTGTGACAAAGATTAGAACTAATTTCACTAGCTGCATGCTGATGAACACAATGGTGGATTTAATCCTTGTAGGTCTTAGGGTAATGTCATAAAGGAAATGTAACTAAAGGTATGCTTTTATTATAGGTTTGAAATGTCAAGTTTGTGTTTTGAGAAGCCTAAATCATCAAAAAGCAGTCATAAGGAAGTGTACAGTGGGAGGGTAGGGCAGGAAGATAGAAGCTATGAGCCATATACATAATATCTATTCCATAATCAAAATTTTACAAGATACTTTAACACtagagatttaaatttaaaaggtaaTTTGAACTATCTTTAGTGTATCTTACTTATTCTGATAATAAACAATTTATTGAACAGTTGTAACTGAATGATaaaaaagaagatgacatatAGTTGGGATGATAAACTATATATTCATGAAGTAATTTGAGAAGGAGCATAAAGCAACATTTTAGTAATAAGTATTACATGTCACTTAAGCTAAAATATTGACTGGACAATTATTTTCATACTTTCGCAAAGTTTATAATATTCTCGTTATTACAAAAACAGTGGTTTAAAATAGTTCGTGAAAGTGTCTATGTTACAGGAATGGCTTGTACCCATGAAGGATCTGGTTCATTTATAATCACTGCTGGTTTATCAAAAGACAAAAGAGGTATTCAGTTTTttgcatgaaagaaaaatataactcCTAAGTTGCTGGCTTTGTTTTATGAATTATTCACTATTATATGTTTTCACAACATTCTTTGTATAAAGAAAGTAACTGAGTTAGATGAAGTGATGTAATTAGACAGCCTCAGGAAAAAGTGGGGAAACCTTTGACATGAGATGAGCTACAAAACATAGGGCTGTGGGTGAGAATGATGTGTCCCTGCCCTGACCTATACGGGAGATATTTCAATAGCCAGTTCCTGCTGACTTTCAGGTAAATTTAACTCACTAAGTTGAATGTGAATAACTGGTTCTAGTCCTTGTTTTGGAGGGGCTGCATGCAGGCAGTCAACACAATGTGTCCTATTTGTCCATGTCAATAGCTTGTCTACCCCTGCTGAGTGGCTAAGCAGTAGTTATAGAAATGGGAGCAGGAGAGACATCCAGAGGTGTTGACAAGTACCTTCCATGGGAAGTGCAAAAGCTGGGACCAACTCCTACTGTTTCCAGTGGATTTCTTGCTGTGGTTAAGGGTGCAAGCTGTCTGGAGGGAGATGGCAAATCTAGCAGAGAATTAAATTTAAGCTATTCATAGCAGTTCGAACGAGCCACTTTTCCATGTATGGCTGAGATGCCACCAGAGACCTGGGCCAGTGCGTAAGCTGTGAATTCAAATATACCATTGCCATTTGACAAATGAGGTTCATAGGACTGTTTCTCATCTTGTTAGTCACTGAGTGTGAGTTGGCCCTGATTGAAAATCAGCAGGCCAGACAGTCTCAGACCAAGAGTTTAGTTTTCACAAGAGCCCAGTAGCTGCCTAACAGCTAGGTTTCTGTAGGGGTTCACCTGGTAGGCTCCTGTGTATCAGAGAGCTGACCTGTCTAAAATCCAAAAGGGCACCTGTAAGTAGAGGCTGCTTACTTCTTCCAGGGGCTCCAATCAGGAAAATCATCAGTTGCAGAGACTGTAGCTACATTAATGCAAAGAGAAGGCCTTGCTTGCTGGACAGCTTTCAACCTATTGTGTTGGTTTGTGCCTCATGCAAGCATGCTAATTTTTTGGATTAGATAATATAAAGGTCCAGGTAGAATTTGCAAGTGAGGCACATACCATTTTCAACACCTAAAGATTCCAATAAGATCCTAAGCTTTCTTTTTGTTCGTTGAGAATGAAGAGATAGCAGTTTTCTTTGACTACCAGAGGGAACATTGTCAGTCTGCCCACAGAGTcacaagaaattttatttgacAAGTAGAACCCTGAATTTTGTTGGGGTTTATCAGCCATCCAGTTGGTAGAATAGTGATAACACCACAGTCAAGGCCATTGCAATAGAAGCTCCTAACTTGCTCATCAAAGGCCGTCATCTGTATACTTACATCTTTGTACAATGGAGGATGGAGGCATTCAGGCTTACTCACCTGCTACTGGTGGCAAATGGCAGAAATATTTAGGTACCTCTGGGGGTAATCTTTGGTAACTTGTGTATTAGTGGCCATGTCACATGAATGTGACTTGGTCTTTGTCCTCAGCAGCCAGTAATATCAAGAAGATGAATTTGAACAGTCAAGGACATCATGCCAATGTTTAATTTCTTCAATGGATTCATTTATGTGAATATTTCATACTATGGGATTAACAATAATTCAGGCAAGAACCTAGTGCGTGGTGGGAGAGGTATCGGCAGGATCCGTGCTGCTGCCAGGGCTTGGGGCTGACCTGTCCGAGTTCTCGTCCGTGCCGAGCCCACTCGAACCACAGCCATGTCCGGGGACGAGATGATTTTTGTTCCTACTAtgagcaagaagaaaaagaagaagaagaagccctTTATGTTAGATGAGGAAGGAGATGCCCAAACAGAAGAAATCCAGCCCTCAGAAACAAAAGAAGTGGAGCCAGAGCTGACTGAGGACAAAGATACGGAAGCTGATGAAGAGGACAATAGGAAAAAAGATGGTTCTGATGATCTAGATGACTTGAACTtctttaatcaaaagaaaaagaagaaaaaaacaaaaaagatatttgatattGATGAAGCTGAAGAAGGTGTAAAGGATCTTAAGATTGAAAGTGCAGAGCGCGCCCGAGCGCAAGCTCACGCTCAGCCACATCTACCAGTTCGTGGCCGACAGCTTCCCCTTCTACCAGCGCAGCAAGGCCGGCTGGCAGAACTCCATCCGCCACAACCTGTCGCTCAACAACTGCTTCAAGAAAGTGCCCCGCGACGAGGACGACCCAGGGAAAGGTAATTACTGGACTCTGGAtccaaactgtgagaaaatgtTTGACAATGGGAACTTCCGTCGGAAGCGAAAGCGCCGCTCTGAGGCCAGCAGCAGCTCCACCCTGGCTGCTGGGACATCAAAATCAGAAGGGCTCTCCTCAGGAACAGGGTCTGCAGTAAGTGGGAAGTCAGAAGCAGACAGCCCCTCCTCTCTGCTGAGGCCTTCACAGTCCCCAGAGCCTCCCGAGGGCACCAAGAGTACTGCTTCCTCCCCTGGAGGATCCATGCTCACCTCCGCACCTTGCCTCCACACTTTCTTCAGCAGTCTCAGTAACTTGAGTGTCGGCAGCAGTGGGAACACCCATCATCGAGCTCTCCCTGGCAGCCGCCACCTAGGAATCCAGGGGGCCCAGCTGCCCTCTAGCGGCTCATTCCCCCCTACCCCTATCTCTGAGACCTCGCCAGATGCCTTGCAACTGAGTAATGGCACAGGCAATAGCAGCAGCCAGAGATCTCCCTATTACAGCCCTTTCCCTGCCAGCACCAGTGGGGGCCAGAACAGCCCCTTTGGTGGCCCTTTCTACAACTTCAGCATGGTCAACAGCCTCATCTACCCCCGGGAGGGCTCTGAGGTGTAGGAGAGTGCTTCTTGGACCTCGGTATGCACACATTTAGGTTGGAAGGCAACTTCCAAGTCGAACCTGAGGTTCTGCATTTCTGCTGAGTTCCTCGGAGATCTTGTGCTCCTTTGAGTAACAAGTGTGTGGTTGATAACTTTGTCTACAAGCCAGTGAGCTTTTATAGATTTCTCTGCATATGAGCCTCCCTAAAGAGAAAGCCACCTCACTCTGTTCTGGGATAGGAACCCAGGGTGGCAGGGACCACATTTTTTTTGTTCATCACTGTATTCCAGGGTTGCAAGCTCAAATGTGTACAGGTggttaaaaaacataagccagcAAAGTTACTGGTTGATAAAACAGCAATTGGCACCTGAACCAGTAGAGAGTGGTTGGGACTGATCAGCTGAAGGCTACTGTGAGCAGCTGGTTATCTCTCAAATGACAGCTTTctgatttttattcaaaaaagGCAGATAactggattttgattttttttttttttttgaggcagagcctcaagctgtcaccctgggtagagtgctgtgatatcacagctcacagcaacctccaactccttggttcaagcgattctcctgcctccgcctcccaagcagctgggactataggtgcctgccataatgcccgactattttttggttgcagccgtcattgttgtttggcgggcctgggctggattagaacccaccagctcaggtgtgtgtggctggcaccttagccgcttgagccacaggcaccaagcccaaatacctgaatttttttatttttaattttgggttaatatgagggtacataagattaggttacattgtttgcatttgtaaggtaaagtccaaagtctgagttgtagttgagtcctttacccagaaagtgtgccatatacccctatatCATACCCAATAGGTGACCTAACCCCTCCTTCCCCAGATACCTCAATTTTTATAGGAAACCTCCAACTTTGCatcctttgcctcttttttttttttttttttttttgagacagagcctcaagctatctccctgggtagaatgccatagcatcacagctcacagcaacctccaattcctgggctcaagtgagtctcctgtctccaccttccaagtagctgggaccacagcctgccacaacgcctggctattttttggttgcaactgtcattgttgtttggcaggcctgggctggattcgaacccaccagctcaggtgtatgtggctggcaccttagccgcttgagccacaggctccaagccatCCTTTGCCTCTTATTAAAGCTTTTTATCATGCCTTACAAGGCAATACCACAAACCTTTGAGCTATCACAAGCTCTCAAGTCACCTCTGTCTGGTACATGGTAGTTACTAATAGCAATAAAACCACATGCAGCCAGCCTcttgtgtcaggcactgttctaaacactaggaatgtattaactcatttaatctgcaTGGCACCGTTGGAAGGTAGGTATTACGTTGTATTACCACTCCTCATTTTCCATATGAGGGAAGCAAAACTCCAAGATGTTAGTTAgcttacccaaagtcacacagattGTAAACCGTAGAGTCAGGGGCTGATGCAGGCAGTCTTGCTCCTGCACTGGTGCTTGTAACCTCTGTGTTCTAGTTCCTGAAAACCCAAGAAGCCAACTTCCATAGGCAGACACAACTATAATATGTAGGGATAGGAATGGAACTAATCTCATttgaccaaagattctgaaaaacAAATCATTTGATAGGTTTCCCTGAGCAGCAAAGGTGGGGTATCACCTCTGGGTGACCATTGTCCCAGTTTATGAAGGTCAGCCTGACATCCAGTCCCTTTTAGTCTGTGTCctggatatttcattttctaacaAAGTTCGATAGAATTTTACTAAAATAGCTTTTAAATGGCGTTTTATaagttttaatataatatttttggtcaaaatgttttaaaagaggcTAATCGGAGTGCATGATGTTTACAACTAATTATTGCAACCAGTTACAGATTTCTTTGTTGCTTCTCCACACCCACTGCTTAACTTGACTGGCTTtcgaatttaaaaaaagagataattgTATTTAGTATTTATGTCAGCACTCCCTTTCACTTCTCaggtctgtcttcttttgaataatttttatggtCATCCCTCCAGTGCTTAGTCCACAGTAGACTCACCTATTTGTTGAATGACAGAATTAATGGAAAGGTTAATTAAAATGAGACTAGTTATTGAATTTGTGGGAGTGGTATTCCAGTAAGATGAAGAAAACATCCTGAGTTGCATttgtattgtgttttatttttttccctgcaaCAATGAGAGAAGATATGTTTTTAAATCTCTGATGTGAGCAAGGCTAGTTTGGGGttttaatgttttagaaaaaggAATACAAGCACAttgtaaagaaatttttttaacttttccctgtgtattctttttcaaaaagacTCTAATggcattattttagaaaaatgttttattttgaaatatacatacagaaaattatttttttaaatagctttgaGGCACAAATTACATCACCattgcttttttaatattatgCAGAAAGACAGCCAAAGAGACTACCAACCCGTATACTATGTGTACAAAAAACAATTTCTATGGATGTTTTTGTATATGAGAAATCATATGGACTTTTATAAATAATTGTTTCTAACACAATTCtatatttgtaaattaatttataatgtaAACCAGGGcatcaaaaaaaaattcccaagaaaGAACACTGCATGCTGAGAAGAATCAcatgaaataaacttttttaagtggcataaaaaaaaaaaagattgaaagtgACGTTCAAGAACCAGCTGAACCAGAGGATGACCTTGACATTATGCTTGgcaataaaaagaagagaaagaagaatgttaaGTTCCCAGATGAGGATGAAATactagagaaagatgaagctctAGAAGATGAAGACAACAAAAAAGATGATGGTATCTCATTTAGTAACCAGACAGGCCCTGCTTGGGCAGGCTCAGAAAGAGACTATACATATGAAGAGTTACTGAATCTAGTGTTCAACATCATGAGGGAAAAGAATCCAGATGTGGTTGCTGGAGAAAAGAGGAAATTCTTCATGAAACCTCCACAGGTTGTCCGAGTAGGAACCAAGAAAACTTCTTTTGTTAACTTCACAGATATCTCTAAACTATTACATCGTCAGCCAAAACATCTCCTTGCATTTTTATTGGCTGAATTGGGTACAAGTGGCTGTATAGATGGTAATAATCAGCTTGTAATCAAAGGAAGATTCCAACAGAAACAGATAGAAAATGTCTTGAGAAGATATATCAAGGAGTATGTCACTTGTCACACATGCCGATCACCAGACACAATCCTGCAGAAGGACACCTGACTTTATTTCTTACAGTGCGAAACTTGTCATTCTCGATGCTCTGTCACCAGTATCAAAACTGGCTTCCAGGCTGTCATGGGCAAGCGAGCACAGCTCCGAGCCAAAGCTAACTAATTTGCTAATCACAACCGGTTCTGCAAATGTGATGTGGAGATTTGGCTGGACAGTTTGCCATCAGAGTGGATATACCATTGTATTAACAACAAGATAAAAAAGCTGCCAAGTTCTTTGGTGAGTGGCTGATTGGTCTGAAATCCTTGCAAGATGCCGATGTCAGACATACTCATTACCCACTTTAACACCTGTCAGAGAAATGTGATATGTGGTAAAGAGGTGCTTTTTTAAAATCGTTCATAGACTTCTGTAAAATGCAAGATAAATTAAAGTTattataatagtgaaaaaaaaacaaacaataattcaGTTGGTGGCAATCTGTTCTGCATTTTCAGTTCCCTCTAGCTTTCTCTCCACTGCCCATAAAGGGCTGTTGTGTTAAAGTACTGCAGCTCTTACTACCCTTATTCCCGTTAAGTCTGTAGTTAAGGGTATAACTACCTTTTTCATCCTGGGATTTTAAACTGTTTCCACTGGACTATCTGAGAGGAAATAGGGAAGAAGATTGGAAAGTGATTTACATGTGCCATTAGCATTTCTCTACCTGTGGCCTTTCCCGATTGTGATAATCTTCTCAGGCACTTAATGGATGATGAAGTATAATCATATAACACATTCCTTCTATACATTCAGATGTAGAAACAATAACAGTACATTGAATTTGACCAAAGGGCTCGATGCACATGCTAGTATCAGCTTGCCTTTTCCACTGTGAACCCTGCTTAAACTCCATGAGCTGAATCTAAGTTTTATCTTTCTGTAGATTCAGGTAAAAAAGGTAAGTTGTGTATAATATCCAACATATTCTAAGTTTGTTTTCCTAGAATTCTTTAACATATTTGGATGCATGCATATGTTCCGTTGGGCATAGGGATACCTTGACTTATAATCATGTTTCTATTTAAATCAACTGAAGTCATAGTGGAAGGGCAGAGGCATCAGAgagcagagaaggagagaagcTTCGTATGCTATCACTTTCGAGTGATGTGGTGTCTCATGACATAGCCAGATTAAGTTTGAATAATTTTGGCTTGCCAAACACTCTGTATAGGGGAGCAAGACTCTTATGGTTGATATCATCTATTTCATCTTTGGTAATTCAGAAACCACAGCCACATGGCTGTTTTTGTAGGGTTTGGAGTTTGTGGTCTCTGGCTGATTCTGTCTTGACTACCCATGGGTGATTTTCTTTAGAGAATACACCTAATTTGGGGCAGTGGCTGCCCCATTATCTGGATAATAATGTCTTAAGTTCTCTAGGTTTCCACATTAGAGAAAGAGGAGTTTCTCTGCACAGTCCTGATGGACTCCAGAATTTATCTAGATTTCTTTgaacttccttttctctttctctagtgAGCAAAGTTCATCAGAACTTTAAATTCAATCTTGGGCGATAAAAGCCCAAATACTATCCATGCCTCATCTGTGGTTTTCCAcagcagtttttctgttttgggatAATCAGTCCCAGATGACTAAAGCTTCCTTATAGCAGCAAGgactcactaaaaagaaaaacaaacaaacaacaaacttcCAAGAGATTTTGTTGTCACTTCCAAATGGTTCTCAGGTTGACATGATAGAATGATGAGAGATTTAGCTTAAGATAAACCAACATTTTCCATTATTCCTTGACAAGCAATAGGTTCTAAGATCTCTCCTTTCCCAAGTGAAACAGCCAAGATCCTAATGATTGACCTGGCTTCTTGTTCCAGAGTTGTCCCTTTCACACTCAGTGTATATGCTCATTTCTCTTAACTACTGTTGAAGGGGGATGGAAACTTCTGCCCACCCAGTACAAATTTTAGTATTAGTTACAATGTGGCACATTTAGGCCTGGCCTCCAAATTGTCAAGGAAGTCTTTCCGCTTAAAGGAAAATTACCAAAAACCAAAATAGTATTCTGGCATCtgtattttatctattttctgttgcttagCTTGCAATAACCTCCTTGATTATTCCTCATTAGCAAGTGGAGGACCATCTATTGCCCAGTTGACTATTTGGTTTGCAATTGGTTCCCATAGACCTCCTTGAGATGATATTTATAGACTTGTAAGGGCCTCATCCTCCCTCTTCTGTACAGAAAGATATGTCTCTGTCAGCATTTCATCCTCATCACCAACattattaaaatctccaagtGTCTGAGATGTTTCCTTGCTTGTGAGTTAATATGAAAGCCTGCTGCTGTGTCATAGATGCTAATAGAAGACAGTAGACTCCTAGGTCAGAAATGAAGgacaatttatttttcacaacaaCTGCAGAGGCATATGTATCAGCATTTTTGTACTGGTTTCCTGGGCTTTAATTTCCATAAAGCAACATGAAACTTACCCTAAACTTAAGGAATGCAAAATTTTTATAATGGCTAGTAACATGCTTCTATTTGTTCCAGAGGGGATCCTATTTCTATCTTCCAAGGCTGTCTgctttacatatgtatttttaaaatacttcagaaTAAAAATTGTTAGTAATTCTTTCATAGTATGTGCAGAAATATGAAAGACCCGTGAGAACTTATCTCCCAGTAATACCAGAAGGCTTCAATGAGGGGTAGACTCCCTATGTATGGTATGATCTGTATTCCTCCTGCTATTTCCTAATGACGGAATAGCTTAAACTCCTGTTACCTGGGAACGGTGAACCTCTTACTAAGatagaaattaagaaggaaggtTTTAAGTAAAAGCTGTATTTAAAGTTCAATATTTGACTTGTAATTAGTTCCTCTTGAGTATATAGATTACAGAACAAGGCACATGAAGGAACTCCAAATCACTATGTCAGGAAGTAAAAATTTGGAGCTAAACCACAGAATATATGAAATGTATGTTTTGTGCAATTATAGTGGATTGTAAATAAAGTTCATTAAGcaaaaatgtagtatatacatgGTTCCCCATGGCTTTAATGTTTCTCCAATGCTTTACTGTTTGAATGGTGCCTAAACTTTTCCACGTAATCAAAGGAAAAAGGTGCATTACTACTTTACTCTGTTTACCTGTGGACTGTTTTATCAGCACCAAACATAGCTGTCATTTTCTCCAGTTGGCTTGTCCTGGACTCCAGGCTGGGATATACGCCCTTCTGCTGCACTAACAATGCCCGGTCTTATCCGTACCCATTTTATAACTTTACAACATCACACTGGCCTTatgtatttatacacattttcCTGGCTGGATCACTCTAAAACAAACCTTGGTTGCTTATTAATCTTTGTACTCCTAGTGCCTGTATTTGTAGAGTTGATAAAAGTTCCTAATGACCAGTAGTTTAGTTATAGTCATGTAAATAGCCAAATTTTTGTGTTTACTCCTAGTTTTAGAACATCCTGAagcatttaaagttattttttatatgtagtgAAACCTTAAGATTTTatcatgccacaccttctgggggcaagacatgactgcaaaagggactttacctaacaattgcaatcagtgtaacctggcttattgtaccctcaatgaatccccaacaataaaaaataaataaataaaaaata includes these proteins:
- the LOC128586658 gene encoding forkhead box protein I3-like — encoded protein: SAPERKLTLSHIYQFVADSFPFYQRSKAGWQNSIRHNLSLNNCFKKVPRDEDDPGKGNYWTLDPNCEKMFDNGNFRRKRKRRSEASSSSTLAAGTSKSEGLSSGTGSAVSGKSEADSPSSLLRPSQSPEPPEGTKSTASSPGGSMLTSAPCLHTFFSSLSNLSVGSSGNTHHRALPGSRHLGIQGAQLPSSGSFPPTPISETSPDALQLSNGTGNSSSQRSPYYSPFPASTSGGQNSPFGGPFYNFSMVNSLIYPREGSEV
- the LOC128586657 gene encoding eukaryotic translation initiation factor 2 subunit 2-like encodes the protein MLGNKKKRKKNVKFPDEDEILEKDEALEDEDNKKDDGISFSNQTGPAWAGSERDYTYEELLNLVFNIMREKNPDVVAGEKRKFFMKPPQVVRVGTKKTSFVNFTDISKLLHRQPKHLLAFLLAELGTSGCIDGNNQLVIKGRFQQKQIENVLRRYIKEYVTCHTCRSPDTILQKDT
- the LOC128585519 gene encoding eukaryotic translation initiation factor 2 subunit 2-like: MSGDEMIFVPTMSKKKKKKKKPFMLDEEGDAQTEEIQPSETKEVEPELTEDKDTEADEEDNRKKDGSDDLDDLNFFNQKKKKKKTKKIFDIDEAEEGVKDLKIESA